The following are encoded in a window of Harmonia axyridis chromosome 7, icHarAxyr1.1, whole genome shotgun sequence genomic DNA:
- the LOC123684942 gene encoding uncharacterized protein LOC123684942, with amino-acid sequence MATMFLKIEPDRLIKEELEYEIALRGLKPEGSVSELIKMLRGLLKLESEGQSFKEFYNFDAKVELDICSAKVDEIEVYLKEPFSGSMQRKIRTKLSHLLGRVERIKPSEQDKTLCELRSKLLTASLRLMSSYESKLMGDSKAPKSLPAEVEFEQSFLNQKAVSSTPTKNLSANVSGNIQNNSLTTATNMMQNLNVVDPKIHLKSLGIKYSGRNDSLSLNAFFERVNDIMEARGYSEEFMFRIASELFEGEALVYYRAVKSLVDDWKELIAIFRDEFFRDGDRKIFEQIKGRTQGETETIAIYVAYMQNLFNRLSFSVDEKVKLELIKDRIRPEYRIGFGLIDDINSLEMLIKLGRKLEDNKRYVNNFIPPSSNKHAIEVDLEYKLESTKGKLCNLETEKQVSFSDCKPSISKSENEQFSDDNRLRSRSRSNSRSRNRSNSRGSTRTRDSSKNRYCCSEVNYSKDGQYSDRNYSNKSYGSQHKTYPYQKRLNDDRSPSVDRNSAQNSKRPIIDQSDRNRAQNSFQDSSVVCFKCQGKNHLARHCTVKSIRCYNCGRFGFTKLNCPSCNLNH; translated from the coding sequence atggctaccatgtttttgaaaattgaacccGATCGGTTAATTAAAGAGGAACTAGAGTATGAAATTGCGTTAAGAGGTCTGAAACCTGAAGGGTCAGTTTCGGAGTTGATCAAAATGTTACGAGGTTTATTGAAATTAGAGTCAGAGGGACAATCATTCaaggaattttataattttgatgcAAAAGTAGAATTGGATATATGTTCTGCTAAGGTTGACGAAATTGAAGTTTATCTCAAAGAACCTTTTTCAGGTTCTATGCAACGCAAAATTAGAACAAAATTAAGTCATTTATTGGGTAGAGTAGAAAGAATCAAACCATCTGAACAGGATAAAACCTTATGTGAATTAAGATCTAAGTTACTCACTGCGAGTTTGCGCTTAATGTCTTCATATGAGAGTAAATTAATGGGTGATTCTAAGGCTCCAAAATCATTGCCTGCGGAGGTAGAATTCGAGCAAAGTTTCTTGAATCAAAAAGCCGTGAGTTCGAcaccaacaaaaaatttatctGCTAATGTTTCTggtaatattcaaaataacagcTTAACAACAGCGACTAATATGATGCAAAATTTGAATGTAGTAGATCctaaaattcacttgaaaagtCTGGGAATTAAATATTCAGGTAGAAACGATTCTCTGAGCTTGAATGCTTTTTTCGAAAGAGTAAATGATATTATGGAAGCAAGAGGTTATTCGGAAGAATTTATGTTCAGAATCGCATCAGAATTGTTCGAGGGTGAAGCACTTGTATACTATAGAGCGGTCAAGAGTTTGGTTGATGATTGGAAAGAACTTATTGCTATTTTTCGAGATGAATTTTTCAGAGATGGAGACAGAAAAATCTTTGAACAAATTAAAGGAAGAACTCAAGGTGAAACTGAGACAATAGCTATCTATGTAGCATATATGCAAAACTTGTTCAATAGATTGTCTTTCTCAGTCGATGAAAAGGTAAAGTTAGAGTTAATAAAAGATAGAATCAGGCCAGAATATCGTATAGGGTTCGGATTGATAGATGATATTAATTCTCTGGAAATGTTGATTAAATTGGGTCGTAAGTTGGAGGATAATAAGCGTTatgttaataattttattccacCGTCATCAAATAAGCATGCAATTGAAGTTGATTTAGAATACAAGCTCGAATCGACAAAGGGTAAATTATGTAATTTAGAGACTGAAAAACAGGTTAGTTTTAGTGATTGTAAACCAAGTATTTCTAAGtcagaaaatgaacaatttagTGATGATAATAGGTTAAGAAGCAGAAGTAGATCCAATTCGCGAAGTAGAAATAGATCAAATTCCCGAGGTAGCACTAGAACTAGAGATTCTTCTAAGAATAGATATTGTTGTTCAGAAGTTAATTATAGTAAAGATGGACAATACTCAGATAGGAACTATTCAAATAAGTCATATGGAAGTCAGCATAAAACATATCCTTATCAGAAACGTTTGAATGATGATAGATCTCCAAGTGTAGATAGGAATAGTGCGCAGAATAGTAAAAGACCAATTATCGATCAAAGTGACAGAAATAGGGCTCAGAATTCTTTTCAAGATTCGtctgttgtttgtttcaagtgtcaGGGAAAAAATCATTTAGCTAGACATTGCacagtaaaatcaattcgatGTTACAATTGTGGTAGGTTCGGATTTACAAAATTAAATTGTCCAAGTTGTAATTTAAACCACTAA